From the genome of Zalophus californianus isolate mZalCal1 chromosome 5, mZalCal1.pri.v2, whole genome shotgun sequence:
ctgatcccaggacctggagatcatgatctgagctgaaggcagatgcccaaccatctgagccacccgggtgcccccaaataagtaaatcttaaaaaaaaaaaaaaagaagaagaagaagaatattgaGTCTATCACCCAAATGCaaacaatgaaataattatttctggattttttttcaatcttttatatCAGTGACAAATGACACAggaatatacaaaatgaaatgccCTCCAGGTTTGAAATCTGGACAATTTTATTAACCAAATGAAGTTACTAATTATATGTtggtcttttaaattattttctacccTGACAacttattttgtttaaaagaacaaaaaataaaaagtaatacacAAGCAGTGTAATGTATCTGACAAATGAACAGAGTGTCCTGACAGTAAATCTAAAGGATGTAGACTTTAAGACAGCCCATCAGCCAATGGAATGAAATACCCCTGGGGGTGTGTAATGGTCCTGGCTAGCACTAGATTTGAGCTTggggaaaagataaaatactgaaacaagAAAATGAGTCAGTTACAATTTGGTAGTCACCAAGTTAtcccataaattttaaaatgtctatagatTTGGTTTCTGCAGCCACATTATTTTCTTTGAgcaaataaaagctttaaaaaaatttcccccaaTAAACTGCACAATACATCTTTAAAGGTAATTAAATGTAACCTAAAATAGAAAGGGCAAAaccactttttttatttaaaaaaatcaggttgaATTAAGGACCCTGTGAGATAGAGTCTTGCTGGAGGTTGCTTAGCTTATAAGTAGAAAGAGGACGTTGGGCTGGACCCTTTGTCTCTATAAACTTGGTACAgtgctttgttatagcagctaacttttaaggataatttttaaaaatctactagaAAAATTTAAGCTCTGCTGGCATTCTCTGCCTGACAAGAAAGGCTGCTTCAAATTgttgaatgatttatttttacttgctaAATTTGCATTAGCCCCACCCATTCCAGGATAtacctttaaacttttttttttttttcagatttatttatttgagagaaagggagagtgcaCAAGAGTGCACACACGGGCTGAGGGGCAGAAGAAGGATAGacaatctttaagcagactctgcctctgcactgagtacagagtcccatgcagggctcgatcccagaacgctgagatcaggacctgagccaaaacccagagtctgacgcttaacccaccaagccacccaggcacccccaggacaTACCTTTAGAGCTTTAATTTTCCTCTGgctctcaatttcctcttctcaaACCAAAGTTTGAAACACTTGGACCTGTAATTCATCTTTGCAGCTCCAAAATGATATGAAATGTACACAGTATCAATCTCCTACATCGCCTTCCTTGTTCCTACAACTTCCTTATTCTCTAAACCAAGAATACAGGTTCAGACTCCCAAGAAAAGCAAACAAGGCTGTTGGGTGTTGGTAAAGTtaccaaatattaaaaaggaCATCAAATTTATATTACTATCTTGAGAGTATTTTCCAGTCActtaaaagacatacaaataaaccagtatatacatttttctgcAGGATCTGATTTAGTTTTCTGGAAGTTCTTCATATTCCTGTTCTTTATATGCCAAGACCTCTCCTATCCTTATAAAACTCCACAAACGCACTAAAGAACTAAAGTTTACCAGTTTGTCAGTCCTCTGCCTCTTGTTGCCCTATCAgttttaatacaaaaatactgaacCTAGAGCAACAAACCATCAGCCATATTGACCCACTGTCATTGCAGCACTTGCTTCTACTAGAGTGTAAGATACAATTCTCGCTTTGATTTATCCTGCTTACGAGAAGGCACATAGTGAACTCTCAGcatataaacacagaaaaactgAATTTCAATAAAGAATAGCAGTCACGGCAagataatatgaaagaaaattggCCTCTGTAAATGTTGTTTATTATCTTAAGCAATTTGAAAGACTTTATGAAGACAATAGGATTGGGGAGGATTACATAGCTATGAAagcccttaaaaatattttagtgtggggctcctgggtggctcagtttgttgggcgactgccttcggctcaggtcgtgatcctggagtcgtgggatcgagtccaaaaacaaaaaacaaaaaacaaaatatattttagtgtGGTTAAGATAATAAACTGCACGCTAAATAGATGATCAGCAAAATTTGGGTAATATAGACTTCCATGGTTTGCTTTCATGACACTCCAGGATCTTCCTAACCATTTATCATCCCTGACTGCAGACAATGTATATTCTAAGAGCAACTTATTTGCAGTGGGTTTTTTCCCCACCAATTAAacatttaaagctttttttttttaattataaaaaagttGTTAACCTTCTTGATTCCACTCTGGTCTCAGAAATACAGAGTACATTAGGtaactgagattttatttatttttttattttatttttttaaagatttatttatttatttgagagagcgagagagtacatgagagggggggagggtcagagggagaagcaggctccccgtcgagcagggagcctgatgcaggactcgatcccgggactctgggatcacgacctgagccgaaggcagacgcttaacgactgagccacccaggtgactgagattttaaaagatgcttttggggcacctggctggctcagtcagaggagcatgcaactcttgatccctgggtctcagggtcttgagtttgagcctcacgttgggtatggagattactatgaaaaataaataagctttaaaaaaataagatgctttGGATAATCCCTGTGACGTCAGTTAATCTTCCCCTTTTAAGCATACTTTAGCACacttttctttccccatcttcATACAACTGCTTCTCTACCAGGGTTCtcaacaaaacagaccaaaaaaccttgtctgctcctcttcctccatTCCCCAGCACTCAActttctgtgtctttcttccAGAATGACCTTATATaagttttctgaaataaaattctcaagattgaatgaaaaaaaagctGAGTACCTATGTATTAATTTAATAACTGTCGATGCTATGTAGTGGGTCTATGgaggttcattatactatttgTGCTCCTGTGCACTTCAAGTTTTCCACAATAATGTAAGAAGGATATTCAGTCGGTATTGAAAAAGTTAGGGTTGGCATTATAATTTTGGGACTCATCAAAATAAAGATGACATTTAAAGCCACGGGACTGGATGAAAACACTTAGGAAAAGTATAGGTAGAAAAGAATATAGGACTAAAATGTAGGCAACTCTAATATTTAGAAGTCAGACAAATAAGATAAAGCAAAGTAGACTGGGTTGCCAGGAAACCAGGAAGTGAGATGTTCTTGGAGcctagagaagaaaatatttcaaaaatgtggAAGGGGCCAAGTGTGTCAAATGCCACCTAAAGGCTAAAAGAGAACTAAGAATTTACCTTTTGGATTTGTCAAGATGGAGGTTTAGACAATTCTTTGCAGAGATTTTACtataaaaggaaacacaaaaattaaGTAGTGGCTGGATGGGAACAGAAGTCAGAAAAAGTTTTtcgttttcttctcttttgagaTACCTGATACTGAGGCTTAGTGTACTGCTAGAATGACCTAGTTGAAAGGGGAAAACAGATACAGGAGGGCTGTAACAGAAGAATCAAGGTCCTgaatgaaatacagaaaagtacaagTAGAGGGACTATTTCTTCTGTGTGTAACAGGAAGAAAGGCAAAATTTATAGATTCAAATATATAGGGATGGTAGAATAGATGGAGGGTAGATGAGGTAGTGTCAATCTTCACAGCTTAACTCTCTATGCTTTAGATGGCCAGTAACACAAGAAGTAACATGGGAAGAACCTACCTCATAAAAATTCTGTGAGGATCCAACTGTCAAAAAGCCAACATTCAACATCAACCTAGTAGAAACTGTTATTAAGACTCctagttcaggggcacctgggtggctcagccgttaagcgtctgcctttggctcaggtcatgatcccagggtcctggaatcgagccccgcacggagcccctcatcaggctccctgctccgcgggaagcctacttctccctcttctacttcccctgcttgtgttccctctcttgtggtgtctctgtcaaataaataaaatctcccccCCCAAAAGACTCCTAGTTCAATTCTCCATCAACTCAACAAAATTATCAAGCTATCATTTTGCATTTAATAAAGTACCACaactaaaaataacaatgatgGATGTAACTTAATGGAATTGAGGGTGTCAGAAATGGCTTTTCTGAGACATTTAAACTAAAAGCTACCTGAGTTGTAGGCACTAACTTGACAAAGGTAGGGGTATTAGAAGTTCAAGGAGgtttagaaacaaataaacaaaaggtcTATTGTGGCTGACAGTTAAGGGCCAGATTACAAATCAACTAAAACCATGTGAACATTTATCCTCAGTGATTTCCAATACCATCTTTGGGTCAAAATGAGCTCTTCATAAACATTATATCAAGTACATATTTTAGTTTACACTGAAGCCAACGCAAGTCCAACTGAGAGGTGAAAACAATTCATGGACTTTGATTAGACCATAAACTATAAACCAAGGAGACAGATTTCCCCTTTCTTGCCTACTCACACAGAGGTCATGTTAAATCCTTGGGCTTGTTCAAGCCAAGCAGTTAAGTGTGGAAGCTGGTAATTCTTATTTGCCATAGATATTATAAATTACACTTTTGTCATCACTGAGCTAAGATAGCAACTTAGTAACTTTTTTTGGAGTTCAAAAAAAATCCCttcaattagttttttaaaagactggtATGTAAAAATTAGCAGaaactgaatttccttttttaaaaagattttatttatttatttgacagagagagcacaagcagggggagcgacaggcagagggagagggaggagactccccgctgagcaaggagctgattCCCAGGATAGAGATCATAACGGGAGAAgaaagcagccacttaactgactgagccatccaggcgcccccagaatgtGAATTTCCTAACCATTCACAAAATATAGCAGAagtcaaaaatcaaaattttcttttcttactatTAGGGCACCTGTCATGATTTTCAACATAATGCAAGTCTTAAAAATtagaacaagacagaaaagtgagaaccaaggaaaataaaaaataacctggGATATTTCCTGAAAACAGGCATATAAAAGGTCAGTCAGGTGGCAGGTAGGTGGAAGAGTGCTGTTTATGTAAATGatcaaaaaacattttaagactaGAAAGTTTCAAAAGCCCTCAGTATAACATGGAAGGAGGGGAAATGTGTTCCTGAACAAAGACATACTGTCAAAAAGGGGagtatttctatgtattttgtaGTATTTCTATAGCACTGAATGTTGGCAGTCATTTTGACCTTTACAGTAGCATAATAGTTCATCTTTTTCTGTACTAAATTTGACTCATATTTAAGAGGAGCAACATCGTTTAAGAAAATATCAACTGCTACAATTACCCTAAAAAGCAATACAGCTGTCCTCACTATTTTCTTAGACAtcacattttaacaaatttacaCGTGAAAAGTATTCAAAAACAAAGATTAATCTTAACTGGAGAGAAATCTGCACCTACACGTTTCCTTGCtatataaattgtattttctcGAGATTTTGGACTCATTTTTGAATCTGCAAAGGCTTTTCATAGCTATGACCACAAAAAGGCTGACCAGATAGCATTGATTTAAAGCTTGTCTTAAAGCTTGCCCTACCATTTAGAAAATTTAGCCTCTCTAAACACACCAGGCACAGACTCTCCTTTGATTGCATTACCGAATTAAGGAACAAAGTTTGTTCTACTGTGAATCACAAATTGTAAAATTCGTGCCAACTTATAGCAAGGAGTCAGTTTTTTGTCTGTTAAAGAAACAAGAGAAGGTAATTAAGTACAGGGGTCTGCGGTGGTACCTGCTATTCTTGCTGAAATTCAGATTACCGGGTTCCATCCCTAGTCGGACTGAACCCCTTTTAAGAAGTGGGCCTCTGGGATTCTGAACGTGCTCGCCAGAAATTGTGAACCACGGTCCTGCAACCCACCAAACCACCTCATCCTGGAAGGTAAAATTAGTTTACTTCGGCAAAGTTTTGACAAAATGTCTTGGTAAAGGCTGATTCGGACCGGAGAGGAAATTCTAAAACATTCAGATGATTGCTCCTATCTACACCAAACAGCGAGGGAGAGCGAGTAAAGATGAGCGCACGCTGAGCGCCGAAGCGTTTCCGCAAACGTAAATTGCCCTTTCTTCCGAGGGTAAAGAATTTGGGGTTCAGGGTCGACTTACTCAACCCTAACTGCAAAGAACCGTTCTTTCTGACTCCTCTAGGGTCTTTCACAGGACTACACGCAGTGCCGCCAGCACAGTCTCTCGTGAGGTCCCAAACGGGCCCGCGCTCGATGAAAATTGTGCTTGCGCGACAGTCATAAACGCGGCGGCCTTAGGCCGCGCGTGCGCAGCGAAGCACTGAGCTCGCGACAAAGTCCGTTTCCTGACTTTTGCAGGAAGCAGCGTTGCATCACTTCCGGCCTCCCTTTAGCTGCCATCTTGCGTCCCCGCGTGTGTGCACCTAATCTCAGCTGGTCCGCCCGAGACCCCCTGAGCGCCAACCCTATTCCCCCGCGCGGTCCCATTTCCGCTCCAACAAGGTACAAAAAGGCTTTGGACGCCGGCGTGGGAGGAGGACGGGAACGGGGGCGGGAAGTGCCCGGAAGGAGCGAGACAGGGAGGGACAGGGCTGAGGAGAGGAAGGCGATGCGACGGACAGGCGCACCCACTCAGGCTGACTCTCGGGGGCGAGGTCGAGCCAGGGGCGGCTGCCCTGGGGGCGAGGCGACGCCGTCTCTTCCTCCACCTCGCGGCGGAACCCGAGGACAGGAGCCTCAGGTACCGCGAGGCTTGCGGAGAGTGGCCGGGCCGGGCAGGCCCTGGCTAGGCCGAGGCCGGGccagggccgggggtggggggtgctgacCATGCGTGGGTTAGAGCCCTTTTCTCGGGCCTGTAAGGGCGGGGGGAGGCAGTTGTGGAGGAGGGGTAGGAAGATGGGTGTTTTTTACGCTCCCTCAAAACTGAAATTGGGAGCTTTGCGGGGTGGATTGGGGATTCAGGCCTCGGCctgtttagaatatttttatctttgctgGTGTCTTGGGAAATAACGAGCGTGGAATGCTAGAGTGAACCAGACCTTTCCTCGCTGAGGGTTTCCTGTTTTCCtagatgaaagaaactatcatgaaccaggagaaactcgccaagctgcaagcacaagtgcgcattggtgggaaagtaagttttaatagttttttgggCTTTTGGAAGCTTAAAGGTTGGgggtggttttttggtttttggatttGCTTTTCTTGTATTGTTGGCTTGTCACTGTCTCTAGAGGGCATTTCATAGAGCTAgcaaagcgggggtggggggaggaggcggGGTTAAATGATGTACAATAGAGTGTATCAGTGGGACATGCACGTtgtagattaaaagaaaaaagtgagtagATGAAAAGAGAACTTAATAAACATTACTTCTGTGTAAATATGTTTTCAGTGTTACAGTGTTTTAGTAGAACAAAAGTGTTTCCTGGTTTAAGTAGTAAGAAAATGTGCCATTTTGGTTAGGTAATCATTGTGGACATCATACTCCTAACTTGTTTGGCCTAAGTTGTATACATTcagtgctttacttttttttttttttttttaataactatgCTGACTCTGAACTTGAGTTCCACCTGTCTTTTGAACTGTAGTTTATAATGTAATGTAAGGTTCTGGGTAATTGTTGTACTTAATACTTAGAAGTTTGTGTGTTTCGTAAGTTAAGACCTTTCTGTAATGCTTTCTTAAATGCAATTCAGAGTAGTTGTATATTTTCTAGGCTGTTTGGAAGATACCTATGTTAGCGGTACATCACAGAATTTAAGAGCAGTGACTATGGATTTGAAAATGTTACTTAAACAGATATCTTTCAATTTGACTTTGTTAATACGCTAAAactgagagaatgagaatgatcGTAGGTTTTTAGGTTTTTGGctaattggttttttttttcctgctggatACTGATCTTCAAGAGTACTCTTTTTTGAACTTGGAAGTTTTAGATTGTTTTCTGAGTAAGTTATTTAAATCAGAAGTCCGCTCTAGACAGGTCTACTTTATATTTTGCAT
Proteins encoded in this window:
- the BTF3 gene encoding transcription factor BTF3; its protein translation is MIAPIYTKQRGRASKDERTLSAEAFPQTHKRGGLRPRVRSEALSSRQSPFPDFCRKQRCITSGLPLAAILRPRVCAPNLSWSARDPLSANPIPPRGPISAPTRYKKALDAGVGGGRERGREVPGRSETGRDRAEERKAMRRTGAPTQADSRGRGRARGGCPGGEATPSLPPPRGGTRGQEPQMKETIMNQEKLAKLQAQVRIGGKVSFNSFLGFWKLKGWGWFFGFWICFSCIVGLSLSLEGIS